A genome region from Cerasicoccus sp. TK19100 includes the following:
- a CDS encoding ExbD/TolR family protein, translating to MAKIRRRQRREVQGADLTPMIDVVFLLLVFFMVATNFVEETQQFPVELPKADEAEVAKLEDVLSISVFEFEQDKPADERVLFRIDNEEVSHADLFKRIQAEKDSRELSAVVVKADKDARYQDIITVISCLHGNGIENFSLAVMSQ from the coding sequence ATGGCCAAGATTAGACGCCGCCAGCGACGCGAAGTCCAGGGCGCCGATCTCACCCCGATGATCGACGTGGTCTTCCTGCTGTTGGTCTTCTTCATGGTTGCGACGAACTTTGTGGAAGAGACCCAGCAATTCCCCGTGGAGCTGCCCAAGGCCGACGAGGCCGAAGTCGCCAAGCTCGAGGACGTGCTCTCAATTTCCGTGTTTGAATTCGAGCAGGACAAGCCCGCCGACGAGCGCGTGCTCTTCCGCATCGACAACGAGGAAGTCTCCCACGCCGATCTCTTTAAGCGCATTCAGGCGGAAAAGGATTCCCGCGAGCTCAGCGCCGTCGTCGTCAAGGCCGACAAGGATGCCCGCTACCAGGACATCATCACCGTGATCAGCTGCCTCCACGGCAACGGCATCGAGAACTTCTCACTTGCCGTCATGAGCCAGTAA
- a CDS encoding MotA/TolQ/ExbB proton channel family protein, translating into MSIFIDKIIEAGGSMIPLAICSIVSIAVIIERFVHLRKKNVINDEIVDAACKKIRANDLDGAREIGAQSDIVFGRVLSKGIEVHQIEGTELEEALLETSAREMPRLEKFLNVLSLIGSIAPLLGLFGTVYGMILSFDEIAKESVDKELMAQGISVALITTGAGLVIAIPAIVAFNYFRARVDYFYTIVEEGILQIMRAYHLAGKESAAEQPAKKKTDGQD; encoded by the coding sequence ATGTCCATATTCATCGACAAAATCATCGAAGCCGGCGGCAGCATGATCCCGCTGGCGATTTGCTCCATTGTGAGCATTGCCGTGATCATTGAGCGCTTTGTCCACCTGCGCAAAAAGAACGTCATCAACGACGAAATCGTGGACGCGGCCTGTAAGAAAATCCGCGCCAACGACCTCGACGGCGCGCGCGAGATCGGGGCCCAGAGCGACATCGTCTTCGGGCGAGTTTTGAGCAAGGGCATCGAAGTCCACCAGATCGAGGGCACCGAGCTCGAAGAGGCGCTCCTGGAGACCTCCGCCCGCGAGATGCCGCGGTTGGAAAAATTTCTCAACGTGCTCTCGCTGATCGGTAGCATCGCACCGCTGCTCGGCCTGTTTGGCACCGTTTACGGGATGATCCTCAGCTTCGACGAGATCGCCAAGGAAAGCGTCGACAAGGAGCTGATGGCGCAGGGCATTTCGGTGGCGCTGATCACCACCGGTGCCGGCCTGGTCATCGCGATTCCGGCCATCGTGGCGTTCAATTACTTCCGCGCGCGGGTCGATTATTTCTACACTATCGTCGAGGAAGGCATCTTGCAGATCATGCGCGCCTACCACCTGGCCGGCAAGGAATCGGCCGCTGAGCAACCCGCAAAGAAGAAAACCGATGGCCAAGATTAG
- a CDS encoding sugar-binding protein → METTPPSNDPARRKHLWRHSLWFFIALSLVIHFSGFVPRILEEIIPEKQEPQPTPEELAAEALAEEQAAQQALIQETRNMLRHELQVSFESIAADMEEIQLDELWEQVEMDIDIDLAELEDLMQQQDYDMEQFAEQYSDISADMFQTTADALKDMVRQELKQATLEQVQEHTIDKLAQNLDKRMENNVGKTEERRLTKAAQVDTRNRERQQIQEARKNKEPKPEFNEADKVANADQDAREAVKFVVEENIKQEIQEEFDQTLEERLAPESAERILMQANRYFQKFGMDEDEQLREELLADIAKTVQEQVPERMKDQASQLALKSAEEQLKLDEVEAKEREIDIPEKEQPTPAPTPVAQQPSPPEAADNADKSDAKQAAAPPPPPPRATTAEAEAEKESAEEQPEPEPTISPDPLVAEIRDRPREAREAQVEREVAAASHAAELGDMSEKMDKIEAKLKMMEKAQLMADFHESGRTEAGDMTALMTMMSQSGQQEGPEGQGNMMGAPGLNLPFSRPLPGGRSRGFNAEVFQKLLEMSRARNEPDAAYEDIEAQAERLVSKANSFPEKRDALLIDPRAKADAEEQPEPEEPRELQEPDFQPIKFGFATMVREKPVLDGQIGEDEWPLDRPQYNQNTLDGAKVQELPVEQAIPMWIQWDPSGLYFAAKVTDSTRQTPPGPGRIWQGDSVEIWIDTSTARGPLMKYYEAIQMFFAPFGTVEDPSVVAEFGHGHEMRGMPNSRGVFHQGGGPDGMQLAMQKTPAGYDVEIFIPHNGKVLKGPKFKAGKYIGFQTSFNYIETSRSISWVMRGHHTWERPDTWGDLLLLGSDAEIGFYEDEAAETELTILSPGEPVVIKVHDPDMNLDARYKDQIVANAIGSGGYEQLIVLGETEPNSGVFIGGINTNSAYAGLVDDSVPVEPGQTLTVIYIDQRRDYGESNKTMEITLPVAWPSLRFGQAN, encoded by the coding sequence ATGGAAACAACGCCCCCCAGCAACGATCCTGCCCGCCGAAAGCACCTTTGGCGGCACAGCCTTTGGTTTTTCATCGCCCTGTCGCTCGTGATCCACTTTAGCGGATTCGTGCCGCGTATCCTCGAGGAAATCATCCCCGAGAAGCAGGAGCCCCAGCCCACCCCGGAAGAGCTAGCCGCGGAGGCCCTTGCCGAGGAGCAGGCCGCTCAACAGGCGCTCATCCAGGAAACGCGCAACATGCTGCGCCACGAACTGCAGGTGTCCTTCGAGAGCATCGCCGCCGACATGGAGGAAATCCAGCTCGACGAGCTCTGGGAACAGGTCGAGATGGACATCGACATCGACCTTGCCGAGCTGGAGGACCTAATGCAGCAGCAGGACTACGACATGGAGCAATTCGCCGAGCAATACAGCGACATTTCCGCTGACATGTTTCAGACGACCGCCGACGCGCTCAAAGACATGGTCCGCCAGGAGCTCAAGCAAGCCACGCTGGAGCAAGTCCAGGAGCACACGATCGACAAGCTCGCGCAAAACCTCGACAAGCGCATGGAAAACAATGTCGGCAAGACCGAGGAGCGCCGCCTGACCAAGGCCGCCCAGGTCGACACCCGTAACCGCGAGCGCCAGCAAATCCAGGAAGCCCGCAAAAACAAGGAGCCCAAGCCCGAGTTTAACGAAGCGGACAAAGTTGCCAACGCCGACCAGGATGCCCGCGAGGCGGTGAAATTTGTCGTCGAGGAAAATATTAAGCAGGAAATCCAGGAGGAGTTCGACCAAACCCTCGAAGAGCGCCTGGCCCCCGAAAGCGCCGAACGCATCCTCATGCAGGCCAACCGTTATTTCCAAAAATTCGGCATGGATGAGGACGAGCAACTGCGCGAAGAGCTGCTCGCCGACATCGCCAAAACCGTCCAGGAGCAGGTCCCCGAGCGCATGAAGGATCAGGCCAGCCAGCTCGCCCTGAAAAGCGCCGAGGAGCAGCTAAAGCTCGACGAAGTCGAGGCCAAGGAGCGCGAAATCGACATCCCCGAAAAGGAACAGCCCACGCCCGCCCCGACGCCCGTTGCCCAGCAACCAAGCCCCCCAGAAGCGGCCGACAACGCCGATAAGTCGGACGCCAAGCAAGCCGCCGCGCCACCACCTCCGCCGCCGCGAGCCACGACCGCCGAAGCGGAAGCCGAGAAAGAATCCGCCGAGGAGCAGCCCGAGCCGGAGCCCACGATTTCCCCCGATCCGCTGGTAGCAGAAATCCGCGACCGCCCCCGCGAAGCGCGTGAGGCGCAAGTCGAGCGCGAGGTCGCCGCTGCCTCCCACGCCGCCGAGCTCGGCGACATGAGCGAGAAAATGGACAAGATCGAGGCCAAGCTGAAGATGATGGAGAAGGCCCAGCTGATGGCCGACTTTCACGAAAGCGGTCGCACCGAAGCCGGCGACATGACCGCGCTCATGACGATGATGAGCCAGTCCGGCCAGCAGGAAGGCCCCGAAGGCCAGGGCAACATGATGGGCGCGCCGGGGCTCAACCTGCCCTTTAGCCGCCCTCTGCCCGGAGGACGCAGCCGCGGCTTTAACGCGGAGGTTTTCCAGAAGCTCCTCGAAATGAGCCGCGCCCGCAACGAGCCCGACGCCGCGTATGAGGACATCGAGGCGCAGGCCGAGCGGCTCGTTTCCAAAGCGAATAGTTTCCCCGAAAAGCGCGACGCTCTGCTGATCGACCCGCGCGCCAAAGCCGATGCCGAGGAGCAGCCCGAGCCCGAGGAACCCCGCGAACTGCAAGAGCCCGACTTTCAGCCGATTAAGTTTGGCTTCGCCACCATGGTCCGCGAAAAGCCCGTGCTCGATGGCCAAATCGGCGAGGACGAATGGCCGCTCGACCGCCCGCAATACAACCAGAACACGCTCGATGGCGCGAAGGTGCAGGAGCTGCCCGTGGAGCAGGCGATTCCCATGTGGATTCAGTGGGACCCCAGCGGGCTTTATTTTGCCGCGAAAGTCACCGACTCCACCCGCCAGACCCCGCCCGGCCCGGGCCGCATTTGGCAGGGAGACAGCGTCGAAATCTGGATCGACACCTCCACCGCGCGCGGCCCGCTGATGAAGTACTACGAGGCGATACAGATGTTTTTTGCGCCCTTTGGCACCGTGGAAGATCCCAGCGTCGTCGCTGAGTTTGGCCACGGCCACGAGATGCGCGGCATGCCCAACAGCCGCGGCGTTTTCCACCAGGGCGGCGGTCCGGACGGCATGCAGCTGGCCATGCAGAAAACGCCCGCCGGCTACGATGTGGAAATCTTCATCCCGCACAATGGTAAGGTGCTCAAAGGCCCGAAGTTCAAGGCCGGTAAATACATCGGCTTTCAAACGTCGTTTAACTACATTGAGACGTCGCGCTCGATCTCGTGGGTCATGCGCGGCCACCACACCTGGGAGCGGCCCGACACCTGGGGCGACCTCCTGCTGCTGGGCTCCGATGCCGAGATCGGCTTTTACGAAGACGAGGCCGCCGAGACCGAGCTGACCATCCTTTCCCCCGGCGAGCCGGTCGTGATCAAAGTCCACGATCCGGACATGAATCTCGACGCCCGCTACAAAGACCAAATCGTCGCCAATGCCATTGGCAGCGGCGGCTACGAGCAGCTAATCGTCCTCGGCGAAACCGAGCCCAACAGCGGCGTCTTCATTGGCGGCATTAACACCAACAGCGCCTACGCCGGCCTCGTCGACGACAGCGTCCCGGTCGAGCCCGGGCAGACGTTAACAGTCATCTACATCGACCAGCGCCGCGACTACGGCGAGTCCAACAAAACCATGGAAATCACCCTCCCCGTCGCCTGGCCCAGCCTGCGTTTCGGTCAGGCGAATTGA
- a CDS encoding PfkB family carbohydrate kinase, whose translation MTPRERTLEELSEKAARISSRKALIGFDGFVDKIVHPVKQRNGMGEDFDRIETIAEFGARISAAAGQSANIEMYQMLEKLGGNGPIMANAMLAANVDVRYIGALGNPNIHAVFEEFAAKTNAVSVTNPGITTAAEFTDGKLMFGDMASLEEVDYAHIVAAMGEGAFLDACAKAHLIALVNWTMLPRLSDFFNDMVDKVLPNIGPGDNRQFFFDLADPAKRSEGDLRSVLKTITRFQQFGAVTLGLNYSEGRQVAKVLGLPAPTEEPDDLKALATRIRQALDISSIVVHPTHSAACATRDGSWWVKGPYCDKPKITTGAGDHFNAGYMCGRLIGLSPEACLTTAVSFSGLYVRSAKSPSLGDVNRFLGEWKD comes from the coding sequence ATGACACCTCGCGAACGTACCCTGGAAGAACTTAGTGAAAAGGCCGCCCGCATCAGCTCGCGCAAAGCGCTCATCGGCTTCGATGGCTTCGTGGATAAGATTGTCCACCCCGTGAAGCAGCGCAATGGCATGGGTGAAGACTTTGACCGTATCGAAACCATCGCCGAGTTCGGTGCCCGCATCTCCGCCGCCGCTGGCCAGAGCGCGAACATCGAGATGTATCAGATGCTCGAAAAGCTCGGCGGCAACGGCCCCATCATGGCCAACGCCATGCTCGCCGCCAATGTCGACGTCCGCTACATCGGTGCCCTGGGCAACCCCAACATCCACGCGGTCTTCGAAGAATTTGCCGCCAAGACGAACGCGGTTTCCGTCACCAACCCCGGCATCACCACCGCCGCGGAGTTCACCGACGGCAAGCTGATGTTTGGCGACATGGCTTCCCTGGAAGAAGTCGACTACGCGCACATCGTCGCCGCCATGGGTGAAGGTGCCTTCCTCGACGCCTGCGCCAAGGCTCACCTGATCGCCCTCGTCAACTGGACCATGCTGCCGCGCCTGAGCGACTTCTTCAATGACATGGTCGACAAGGTCCTGCCCAATATCGGACCCGGCGACAACCGTCAGTTCTTCTTCGACCTGGCCGACCCGGCCAAGCGCTCCGAGGGCGACCTCCGCAGCGTGCTCAAGACCATTACCCGCTTCCAGCAGTTTGGTGCCGTAACACTCGGCCTCAACTACAGCGAAGGCCGCCAGGTAGCCAAGGTGCTCGGCCTGCCCGCCCCCACCGAAGAGCCCGACGACCTCAAGGCCCTGGCCACACGCATTCGCCAGGCGTTGGATATTTCCAGCATCGTCGTCCACCCGACCCACTCCGCCGCCTGCGCCACCCGCGACGGCTCCTGGTGGGTGAAGGGCCCCTACTGCGACAAGCCGAAGATCACCACCGGCGCGGGCGACCACTTTAACGCCGGCTACATGTGCGGCCGCCTGATCGGACTCTCCCCCGAAGCCTGCCTAACGACCGCCGTCAGCTTCTCCGGCCTGTATGTCCGCTCTGCCAAGAGCCCCAGCCTCGGCGACGTCAACCGCTTCCTCGGCGAGTGGAAGGACTAG
- a CDS encoding MotA/TolQ/ExbB proton channel family protein, producing the protein MPFEWSSITLVLAQSDAGPNVFTYFGQSNIAGKFIILALAIFSILAWSVMIGKYLDLSRLRSLNLNFERKLADVNSVLSLNLKAQAQGLGPYAMLAHGAVTAYRRYSGGSGEGAVRIRMGHVENSLQRGVAHQTMKYESKMVLLGSIVTGAPFLGLLGTVWGVMDAFGSMALQDSASLQNLAPGVSGALLTTVAGLLVAIPSVFGYNFLLTQTKLLVTELENFASALADRIELEMQTELDEAESEEGY; encoded by the coding sequence ATGCCGTTTGAGTGGTCTTCTATCACGCTTGTCCTGGCGCAATCGGACGCCGGACCCAATGTATTCACCTACTTTGGGCAGTCGAATATTGCGGGCAAATTCATCATACTGGCGCTGGCGATCTTTTCCATCCTGGCCTGGTCGGTGATGATTGGCAAATACCTGGACCTGTCGCGCCTGCGTTCGCTGAACCTGAATTTCGAGCGCAAGCTGGCGGATGTAAACTCCGTGCTGTCGCTCAACCTGAAGGCGCAGGCGCAGGGGCTCGGCCCCTACGCGATGCTCGCCCATGGCGCGGTGACGGCCTATCGCCGCTACTCGGGTGGCTCGGGCGAGGGCGCGGTTCGCATCCGCATGGGGCACGTGGAAAACTCCCTGCAACGCGGCGTGGCGCACCAAACGATGAAGTATGAGTCGAAGATGGTGCTGCTGGGCTCGATCGTCACGGGGGCACCGTTCCTGGGCCTGCTCGGCACGGTGTGGGGCGTGATGGACGCCTTTGGCTCGATGGCCTTGCAGGACTCGGCCTCGCTGCAAAACCTGGCCCCCGGCGTGTCCGGCGCGCTCTTGACGACGGTCGCGGGCCTGTTGGTCGCGATCCCGTCCGTGTTCGGCTATAATTTTCTTTTGACGCAAACGAAGCTCCTCGTGACCGAGTTGGAGAACTTCGCCAGCGCATTGGCAGACCGCATTGAGCTGGAGATGCAAACCGAACTCGACGAGGCGGAAAGCGAGGAAGGCTACTAG
- a CDS encoding ExbD/TolR family protein → MARTFRRKQSMEAVSEINVTPLIDLAFALLIIFMITTPLLEQTIPLNLPKEDQRDQAARPDMEVQVISIDEEGQVWWGKEPVSLAKLDDMLNGLSTRAEPPVLSIRGDASIHYQRIIDVLNLVKKHKLTRISLDTAVR, encoded by the coding sequence ATGGCCCGGACGTTTCGCCGCAAGCAGAGTATGGAGGCGGTCTCGGAGATCAATGTGACTCCGCTGATCGACCTCGCCTTTGCCTTGCTGATCATCTTTATGATCACGACGCCGCTGCTGGAGCAGACCATCCCGCTAAACCTGCCCAAGGAGGATCAGCGCGATCAGGCGGCGCGACCGGACATGGAGGTGCAGGTGATCTCCATCGACGAAGAGGGGCAAGTCTGGTGGGGCAAGGAACCGGTCAGCCTGGCCAAGCTCGACGACATGCTTAACGGCCTTTCCACCCGCGCGGAGCCGCCCGTGCTCAGCATTCGTGGCGACGCGTCGATCCATTATCAGCGCATCATCGACGTGCTGAACCTCGTCAAGAAGCACAAGCTCACCCGCATATCACTCGATACCGCAGTGCGTTAA
- a CDS encoding lysophospholipid acyltransferase family protein — protein MAEETQETTGEPKRSVRELTGWHLIAVELLAFITRMWCRSLRMQTDEETRRVMLNPGPALFVLWHNRLFAIGEAHYRFRKRHLKKPIYGLISASKDGAWLTGFFERIGIQAVRGSSSWRGTQALRESIKVLKDCELGITPDGPRGPCYDFKSGAALLARKADCQVILMSLNYGASKQLKSWDRFYIPLPFSKVEFVARRAQIETSGPLEPLADELKRQLTAITRDR, from the coding sequence ATGGCGGAAGAAACTCAGGAAACGACCGGCGAGCCCAAGCGCTCGGTGCGTGAATTGACCGGCTGGCATTTGATCGCGGTTGAATTGCTGGCGTTCATCACGCGCATGTGGTGCCGTAGCCTGCGCATGCAGACCGACGAAGAAACGCGCCGGGTAATGCTCAACCCCGGGCCCGCGCTATTCGTGCTCTGGCACAACCGCTTGTTCGCCATTGGCGAGGCGCACTACCGCTTCCGCAAACGCCACCTGAAGAAGCCCATTTATGGCCTGATCAGCGCGAGTAAAGACGGTGCCTGGCTGACGGGATTCTTCGAGCGCATTGGCATCCAGGCGGTGCGCGGTTCCAGCAGCTGGCGGGGCACGCAGGCCCTCCGCGAATCCATCAAGGTGCTCAAAGACTGCGAGCTCGGCATCACGCCCGATGGCCCGCGTGGCCCGTGTTATGATTTTAAGAGCGGCGCGGCACTTCTGGCACGTAAGGCGGACTGCCAGGTCATCCTGATGAGCCTTAACTACGGGGCCTCCAAGCAGCTAAAGAGCTGGGACCGCTTTTACATCCCGCTGCCGTTCTCGAAGGTGGAGTTTGTCGCGCGTCGTGCGCAAATAGAAACGAGCGGCCCCTTGGAACCGCTCGCTGATGAATTAAAGCGTCAATTGACTGCCATTACCCGCGACCGCTAG
- a CDS encoding vWA domain-containing protein gives MSEAQANQDALSRLEELKSQRYGKRSKKGAFVAAIFIQVLLVAVTVGIVVIAPKLAEDPAFVAKKTIYLPQRELEHQAAIAEFQQSASAPLTVDKLSTESLLADPLPEMPALPTTEFAPIENDNPVPDAQGLLAGSGLGNALGGLSAGTTEVNYFGIREEARRYLILIDTSNSMFERQRNNEMYRFDFGTIKDESIKLINRLNANTLFNVAIYEGGSMAWNQFLVPATVANKAEAEQWVRDIDENPNVSIGSRRGGGPKLMEGGGTRLDTGLKQAFSFQPEVIFIVTDGEINRSGDDITEDEILDIIDGLQETMPEKTRIHVIHYETAVARPEEIDTMRAIASKNKGRFRKVKANEL, from the coding sequence ATGTCGGAAGCCCAAGCAAATCAGGATGCGCTCAGCCGCCTGGAGGAACTGAAGAGCCAGCGCTATGGCAAACGCAGCAAGAAAGGCGCGTTTGTCGCCGCGATCTTTATTCAGGTCCTGCTGGTGGCCGTCACGGTTGGCATCGTGGTGATTGCGCCCAAGCTCGCCGAAGATCCTGCCTTCGTCGCGAAAAAAACCATTTATCTGCCACAGCGCGAGCTGGAGCACCAGGCCGCCATTGCCGAGTTCCAGCAGTCCGCCAGTGCGCCGCTGACCGTGGACAAGCTTTCGACCGAGTCTCTGCTGGCCGACCCCTTGCCGGAGATGCCCGCACTGCCCACGACGGAGTTTGCGCCCATTGAGAACGATAACCCCGTGCCCGATGCGCAGGGCCTGCTCGCTGGCTCGGGCCTGGGCAACGCCTTGGGTGGCCTCAGCGCCGGCACGACGGAGGTGAATTACTTTGGCATTCGCGAGGAGGCCCGCCGCTACCTGATCCTCATTGACACCTCCAACTCGATGTTTGAACGGCAGCGTAACAACGAGATGTATCGCTTTGACTTCGGCACGATCAAGGACGAGTCGATCAAGCTCATCAACCGCCTCAACGCCAACACGCTCTTCAATGTGGCCATCTATGAGGGCGGATCAATGGCGTGGAATCAATTTCTCGTGCCCGCCACAGTCGCGAACAAGGCCGAGGCGGAGCAGTGGGTGCGCGACATCGACGAAAATCCCAACGTGAGCATCGGCTCTCGCCGTGGGGGCGGCCCCAAGCTGATGGAGGGCGGTGGCACGCGGCTGGATACGGGCCTCAAGCAGGCCTTCAGTTTTCAGCCGGAGGTGATCTTCATCGTGACCGATGGCGAGATCAACCGCAGTGGCGACGACATCACGGAGGACGAAATTTTGGACATCATTGATGGCCTGCAGGAGACCATGCCGGAGAAGACCCGTATTCACGTGATCCACTACGAAACCGCGGTCGCGCGGCCGGAAGAGATCGACACCATGCGCGCCATCGCCTCCAAGAACAAAGGCCGCTTCCGCAAAGTGAAGGCAAATGAGTTGTAA
- a CDS encoding ester cyclase: MSPVELTHSWFRRVWNEQEEAAIHELLHPETVIEGLNLPAAGPEGFLPFYRTILENFQDHHVEVLQVVEQDGLVAGHAVFTGIHRATKTPVAIEFSLSLRWQNGQIIECKNVIDYLPMLSQLKLFSQETLGEALGLLPPKSK, from the coding sequence ATGTCCCCAGTAGAACTCACCCATAGCTGGTTCCGGCGCGTCTGGAATGAACAAGAAGAGGCCGCTATTCATGAGCTGTTACACCCCGAAACGGTTATCGAAGGGTTGAATCTCCCTGCGGCCGGTCCGGAGGGATTTTTGCCGTTTTACCGCACGATTTTGGAGAACTTTCAGGACCACCATGTCGAGGTTCTTCAAGTCGTGGAGCAGGATGGCCTCGTGGCCGGGCACGCGGTGTTTACCGGTATTCACCGGGCCACGAAGACGCCGGTCGCCATCGAGTTCAGCCTCTCCTTGCGCTGGCAGAACGGGCAAATCATCGAGTGCAAAAACGTCATCGACTACCTGCCCATGCTCAGCCAGCTTAAGCTTTTTAGCCAAGAAACTCTGGGGGAGGCGCTCGGCCTGCTCCCGCCCAAATCGAAATAA
- a CDS encoding DUF2059 domain-containing protein yields MKKIFLILLTSLIAAAPTFADDASKKAVATELYDLMSPKDTVIDSFMASFEPYMQQIAQMGVPKEAVDQIRAEGKALAGKIAEDPELVTKMIAIYMDTFSEAELKDLIAFYKTPTGKKALQELPTLFQKGAVAGEEIAQKYLPEFQTKVQQIMEKAMMEQMEAAPAQPAVPSEAAGATGM; encoded by the coding sequence ATGAAAAAGATTTTTCTCATCCTGTTGACTTCCCTGATCGCCGCGGCACCCACCTTTGCTGATGACGCCTCCAAGAAGGCCGTCGCCACTGAGCTCTACGACCTGATGAGCCCGAAGGACACCGTGATCGATTCCTTCATGGCGTCCTTTGAGCCCTACATGCAGCAGATCGCGCAGATGGGCGTGCCGAAGGAAGCCGTCGACCAAATTCGCGCCGAGGGCAAGGCCTTGGCCGGCAAGATCGCCGAGGACCCCGAGCTCGTCACCAAGATGATCGCGATTTATATGGACACCTTCAGCGAAGCCGAGCTCAAGGACCTGATTGCGTTCTATAAGACGCCCACCGGCAAGAAGGCTCTCCAGGAGCTGCCAACCCTTTTCCAGAAAGGTGCCGTCGCCGGTGAGGAAATCGCCCAAAAGTACCTACCGGAGTTCCAAACCAAGGTGCAGCAGATCATGGAAAAAGCGATGATGGAGCAAATGGAAGCCGCCCCGGCCCAGCCCGCCGTCCCATCCGAAGCCGCCGGCGCCACCGGCATGTAA
- a CDS encoding aminopeptidase P N-terminal domain-containing protein: MRYDPAPAELFVRNRERLAALLPAGAMAVIHANDIYPTNADGVMPFKQNANLYYLSGIDQEDTVLILYPDAADEKDRAVLFVRETTEHLRIWEGEKLTIEQAKALSGIGSVKLTTAFDAELQRLAFQAQTLFLETNEHPRAEASAPTRNDRFIAASKDKFPLHQYGRLAPLMAELRSTKQPEEIDMIRQAIAITHGGFERALKFIAPGVGEWEIEAEFNHEFLRQRSRGFAYTPIVASGANALCLHYIENNQRCQDGDLLLMDIGAEWGNWNADLTRTVPVNGKFTERQRAVYDAVLRVFKHADGALRPGVSLKAYTRSVYDCMAEELAGLGLLTADQLKARTADMPITADPVRQYFMHGVSHHLGLDVHDVSVADAPVAEGMVFTIEPGIYIGEEGIGIRLENNFLVGKDGNTDLCAGVPLEADEIEAAMAR, from the coding sequence ATGCGATACGATCCCGCTCCGGCAGAACTCTTTGTCCGCAACCGCGAACGCCTGGCGGCGCTGCTGCCCGCAGGCGCAATGGCCGTCATCCACGCCAACGACATTTACCCGACCAACGCCGACGGCGTGATGCCTTTTAAGCAGAACGCGAACCTGTATTACCTGTCCGGGATCGACCAGGAGGACACCGTGCTGATCCTCTACCCCGACGCGGCCGACGAGAAGGACCGCGCCGTGTTATTTGTCCGCGAGACGACCGAGCACCTGCGCATTTGGGAGGGCGAAAAGCTGACCATCGAGCAGGCCAAGGCGTTGTCCGGCATCGGATCGGTCAAGCTCACCACGGCCTTCGATGCCGAGCTGCAGCGGCTGGCGTTCCAGGCCCAAACACTCTTTCTCGAAACCAACGAACACCCGCGCGCCGAGGCCTCGGCCCCTACGCGGAACGACCGCTTTATCGCCGCGAGCAAAGACAAATTCCCCCTGCATCAATACGGGCGCCTCGCCCCGCTGATGGCAGAGCTGCGCTCGACCAAGCAGCCGGAAGAAATCGACATGATTCGCCAGGCCATCGCGATCACCCATGGCGGCTTTGAGCGCGCGCTGAAGTTTATCGCGCCCGGCGTCGGCGAGTGGGAGATCGAGGCGGAGTTTAACCACGAGTTCCTGCGCCAGCGTTCGCGCGGCTTTGCCTACACGCCTATCGTGGCCAGCGGTGCCAACGCGCTATGCCTGCACTACATCGAGAACAACCAGCGCTGTCAGGACGGCGATTTGCTACTGATGGATATCGGTGCCGAGTGGGGCAACTGGAATGCCGACCTGACCCGCACCGTGCCCGTCAACGGTAAGTTCACCGAGCGCCAACGCGCGGTTTACGACGCGGTGCTGCGCGTGTTTAAGCATGCCGATGGCGCGCTGCGTCCCGGCGTATCGCTCAAGGCCTACACGCGCTCGGTTTACGACTGCATGGCGGAGGAGCTCGCTGGGCTGGGCCTGCTAACCGCCGACCAGCTAAAGGCCCGCACGGCGGACATGCCGATCACCGCCGATCCGGTGCGCCAGTATTTCATGCACGGTGTATCGCACCACCTGGGGCTCGACGTGCACGACGTCTCCGTGGCCGATGCGCCCGTGGCCGAGGGCATGGTGTTTACCATCGAGCCCGGCATTTATATCGGCGAAGAAGGCATCGGCATTCGCCTGGAAAACAACTTTCTGGTCGGTAAAGACGGCAACACGGATCTATGCGCCGGCGTGCCCTTGGAAGCCGACGAGATCGAGGCGGCGATGGCGCGCTAG